Within the Marixanthomonas sp. SCSIO 43207 genome, the region TTCTCAATATTGAGAAGGGGTTTTACTTTGGTTGGTTATTATGGAATTATTATTCCTTAATCAATCGTTTTGTAACGCTTGATTTATCACTAACAATTTGTACCATATATACGCCAGTTGCCAATGCAGATACATCAATCACCTGCTCTCCTTGCATATTGCGAAGGTCGTGTTGGCTAATCAACTTACCGTTAACATCATAAATAACAGCATTTTGTAATGCGATATTTGATTTGTTTGAAATAGTAACTTGACTAGATGCTGGGTTAGGATACATAGCTACTGCAGAGCTAAGTTGAGAATCATCAACACCTAATACGCTTTCAACTGTTAATTGGAAGGTACACGTACCAACGTTTCCGTACTCATCTTCAGCAGTTAAAGTAACTGTGTACTCACCATCTGCAATTAATTCACCTGGAGCTGGATCTTGAGACGTGATAGTCACAGGATCTGTACAGTTATCTACTGCAAAACCTTCTCCTAGTGCAAAATAATCTGGCACTTCGTAGAATAAGTTGCCTTCGCCCGGATCAACTGTTTGGTCTTCAGGACATGTTACTTCAGGTGCAATAGTATCAATTACATTGATTTCAGCAGTACAAGAAGCAATGTTTCCACTTGCATCACTAGCAAATACAGTTATCGTCATTGGTGTACCTATGTCTGCACAACTTACTTCAGTAATATCTGAAGCTACTGTTGTGATTCCACAAGCTTCAGTAACATTATTTATAATGTCATAAGGGTCAATAGTTGCTGTTCCGTCAGGTCCTAATTCAATAAAGATATCAGGATTAGGATTAGCATATGAATAGGTTATTCCCCAACTATTAAGTGTACCTGTGTCGCCGCCTGCATTATCAGATACAGTTAAGGTCCAATCTCCCATAGAGCTCTCTCCATCAAAAACAGAAAGCGGGTTGTTAGGTGTAAATGAACCACCAATAGCAGGAAGATCTTCACACTCGTCTTCTACAGCTTCTGTAGCTTCGTCATCTAGTGTAGCCATTATATCATCTCCGCTACATCCAAAACCTGAACCATCAAAACCTGGTCTGTCAACAATAACTGCTGAGGTCCCTGCTGGAGAAGTAAGAGTAACAATAACATCTCCTACCCAAGTATGAGAAATGTCAAGGTCTACATTTAAGTCATCAATAGTGATGTCTTCGGTAACAGTAAGTGTTGTAGAAACTCCTGTTGAGCTATCATCAGGAATTGCGACACCTGGGCTCACATTTACATTTTCTGAAAGTGTTGGTTCGGGACCACAAGTGATTATAGGTGCTGTAACGTCAATCACATTAACGGTAGCGATACATGAAGAGAAGTTTCCGCTGTCATCTGTAACAAATACTTCTATTTCGCTTTCACCTAGGTTTGAGCAATCAAAACTTACATCTGTGTCAATTTGAGGGCCTACATCATATATGATATTTCCATTGAAAACACGAGGATCAAACGTTGAACTTCCGAACGGATATGATTTACCGGCTCCTTCAAGAAATTCGATATTAGCATCTGATGCAAACACATTTCCTGTAGTGCCCCCGTCGGTATAATTCATTCCTCCTGCAGTTGTAGTAACATAGAATGCTCCTGTTTCTCCAGCTGCAATTGCTTGTCCTAAGCTTAAATTTAACGCTGTTGGTAGGCCGTCTCCTGCTGAGGTAACGGTAGCTGTACCTAATAAAGTCCAAGCACTTGGGTCTTCTTCAAACCCTTCCCAAGTACCAGATTTATAATAAACTTCAATATCATCAGATACACCTGTATCTAGGTTTACATCAAAAGAGTTAATGGTTACATCATTGATTGCTACTATGTCAAACATAGCGCCATCAAGACCATTTCCTCCTGCAAAAGTAGTTTCTAATGTTTCGGTAGTTGATCCGCCGCCAGTGGCTGGTCCTCCAACTGTTACTGTGTATCCACATGATTCAGTCACAGATTGAATAAGATCAGAAGCAGGGATTGTTGCGTTTCCATCAGCGTCTAATGTTACTTCAAGAGGTTGAGTTGAAGCAAGTTCATAGTTGAAAACAAAGTTGTCAACTCCTGCTCCCCATGCAAAACCTCCGTTATCATCATAGGTAAAACGCACTTGGAAATCTGAGTTTGCAAATGACATTACATCGGTTAAACCGAACGTAGTAGGAGGTGTGTCTTCTGTTATAAATAATAGCTCTTGCCAAGCCGCACCGTCCCATACTTCAACAATTAAATCACCGGCACCTACAAAGTCTTGCAGTGAATAATCAAAGTTAAGTTCTGCTGAGACTGCTCCAGAAATATCATAAACAGGAGATAGTAATCTTACGAGGTTTACTTGTCCACTTCCAGCAGCATCGTCATCAAAAATAGCAGCGTTGGTTGGGAAAT harbors:
- a CDS encoding HYR domain-containing protein; protein product: MKKITFVAFLCMLMTVPIAWGQTSLTSTHSGNSTVSIKNGPAGTATIKNNPAVRAPLTITHNATQNITPGLEIACATSGVPSVFRDNNIFNDYDLVNDFGVTNDFGVTSVEFAIGTINTPSSFPITVNVWSSVGAFPGGALTLQGSGVYTATNADVNSIVSVPVNATIPLGDNMVIELVLVDDGTEQHGMRFGCNNDGYSSETWIQAADCGVTSPVTLTSLGFSQDIVVNVIGSAAPIIACPNDIMADTDPGECGAIVNFTDAIGLDPDGGTVTITQTAGPTSGSQFPTGDTTIEFTATDDEGSIATCQFIVTVTDMEAPEALCQNITLDLMGGSSVSITPADIDNGSSDNCGIVDYSLDMDTFTCANVGDNTVTLTVTDDEGNIDTCTATVTVEDNTAPDITCVGEPAVFNILEEFEAATIPAGWTTVVESGADDWAFGSGDMPGSADDFPTNAAIFDDDAAGSGQVNLVRLLSPVYDISGAVSAELNFDYSLQDFVGAGDLIVEVWDGAAWQELLFITEDTPPTTFGLTDVMSFANSDFQVRFTYDDNGGFAWGAGVDNFVFNYELASTQPLEVTLDADGNATIPASDLIQSVTESCGYTVTVGGPATGGGSTTETLETTFAGGNGLDGAMFDIVAINDVTINSFDVNLDTGVSDDIEVYYKSGTWEGFEEDPSAWTLLGTATVTSAGDGLPTALNLSLGQAIAAGETGAFYVTTTAGGMNYTDGGTTGNVFASDANIEFLEGAGKSYPFGSSTFDPRVFNGNIIYDVGPQIDTDVSFDCSNLGESEIEVFVTDDSGNFSSCIATVNVIDVTAPIITCGPEPTLSENVNVSPGVAIPDDSSTGVSTTLTVTEDITIDDLNVDLDISHTWVGDVIVTLTSPAGTSAVIVDRPGFDGSGFGCSGDDIMATLDDEATEAVEDECEDLPAIGGSFTPNNPLSVFDGESSMGDWTLTVSDNAGGDTGTLNSWGITYSYANPNPDIFIELGPDGTATIDPYDIINNVTEACGITTVASDITEVSCADIGTPMTITVFASDASGNIASCTAEINVIDTIAPEVTCPEDQTVDPGEGNLFYEVPDYFALGEGFAVDNCTDPVTITSQDPAPGELIADGEYTVTLTAEDEYGNVGTCTFQLTVESVLGVDDSQLSSAVAMYPNPASSQVTISNKSNIALQNAVIYDVNGKLISQHDLRNMQGEQVIDVSALATGVYMVQIVSDKSSVTKRLIKE